The region aaactATCTTCCAAGGAAAAAACGTCCAGAAAAACTAGAAGGGTGGGTGGGTGGGAGGTCAGGCAATGGCGAACGGCAACAAGAAAAGTGGGAAATCTCATAAGCGATGTGACCTCTACCCCCCGCACACTAGCACCCAGACCCCCAGATGTGTGTgagaaaaacgttttccgcTTTTTTCGTGCCTCAGCCAGCGGAAAACAACACATAACTATAATATTATACTAATTATTACCTATAATTATTACCTAAAttacttataataattattatttaggtTATTACCTAATCATGCCTGAAAAAAAGCCATCTAACTGTAGACGAATTTCAAAGGATgtgaaaaactgaatttttacCCAGCATATGGCAAGAAGTCATGTTAATGAGATTGAGACATTAAGAGCAAACATCAGAGTACTAATCAAATAATGCAGTCAAATTGAGTAGTCAATACAGTTCTTATCTGACAAGAAGGATACCGTTCTTGAGATATGACAAACTGATTAGTAATTAGCTCCAAGCCTGCATGGCAGCCACCGTTGATCATTATAATGAGGAGCCTACTAAACACATAACAAGTCACCCATTTCAAGTTTCTTCATGTCTTCCGTCAATGCAACATATTTTTGTAGGCTTTTccaaaatttaaatgaaaaaaaaaacttcactAGATATtccaaataatattatatgaattaaaattgcttttgagCCATTATTAATATCCTCcacacttatttataaccAATCTATTGCAAGTGGTATAGTAACCTGATGTgttcaaaatatcaaaagataCACCAATAATTTATAACTCTGGTGAGGTTACTGATTCTGGGAACTACAGACCTATTATAATTTCATCCTTTAGTAAACCGCTGGAGTGATTAATATATTAATATAAAATTCATATAAATACCAATATGCCTTTAGGAAAGGCTACTCTACCGAAAAGGCTATTTTTGATATTATGGAGAACTTGCACTCTGCAAttgataacaaacaaataaccTGTAGCtaatttcttgatttctcAAAGCTATTTGATACAGTCAACCATCACATTCTTCTCTCTAAATTATACAATTGGAATCTGTGGAACTCCGTTTAAATGATTCAAAAGCTACTTAATATGCAATATGTAAAAATTGATCAAGTTGAATCCACTATTGGAAACTATTACATGAGGAGTTTCCCAGGGTTCAACCTTCCAACCACTGTTATTCCAATGCTCTGTATCAATGATTTGCCAAACTCCGCTGAGAACCTTTCTTTTAGAATATTTGCATATGATACtagttaatattttttttttagcagtaATAATGCTAATGAGCTTGCATTTACAATGAATGAAGAGCTTTAAATTACTGTGCTATTGTTATCTTGATGAGCAGCTATAGTGGGCTACCCCAAATTCAACatgtaaataataaacaatttaagCACAGAATGTAGGTATAATCAATAAGCTTGGACACTATCTTGATCTTCGTATGCTTAAAGAGTTATATTATACTTTTATCTATCCATACTACTTTGGCTTTGCCTGTCATGCAGCTGTAGTGCTGCTTATAACACTATAAGTTAAACAAAATCTGCACTAAAGCAGAATAAATGAATACAAAGCATGTTCTTTGCTCATAGAAGAGAACATGTCAACCCCTATTAAAATCTTCttagaattttaaaatttgaaaacatttacAAACTACACTCTTTACATATAAAATCAAGAATGACAAAAGTAACATCCTTGTTAATTCAGTACTATTGAATATTCTTACAACAGCAGAGATTCATGACTGGGCATGTTGCAAATTTTTTGAAGCCATGAGTAGTTACCTAAGTTATGGTGTATCTGCATTTCAATTCTCTGCAGTAAAAATTTGGGAATCCGCCTACCAGGAGTTGAAGCACTAccgaaagttttcttttgacaaCTCAAACCTGACCACAGTTTTACTGGTTAGCTAGTTAAAAAATTGCTATACAATATGCaggacattttctttttttctaatttgcaTTTAAGTAGATCCTTCCTTTCTTATGATACTTGTCATTAACgtgattaataatattatacttGACATATGGCCAACACAAGCTTATATCCAAATGACACTGACCAACTAGAAAGCTCACTGGCTAACTACTTGGGTCAGTGTACACCATAAAAGTTTAATATTGTCTCAAGTAGCTAATTTCTTTCTAGTTGTACCCTTTTTTTCTGTAATGATTGTACAGGGttttatgtatatttaattttttgtaaacagTGTGTAATAATGAACATGAACTTTAACTTGACTATTTGGTGGATAAAAGATTGTTTGCTCGTTTTCCCCCACAAAGGAGTACTATTAATAAAGACTATTTACACTACTATTGTTgccaatagggagtttaacaTTAGTCATACAACGGctactgcaacgaaaacgtaacattaaaatagaactttacGTTAGGTTAAGTGCTTTGAGATTTAACTCTATGTTAGTCACGTTTTTCGAAATGGCGAAATGCACTTTCACTTGCTTGGCATTAATCATTTTACCGTAagggcaaagaatgaaagattttatGCTGCAGGCTCGCATTGCAATTGTCGTCGCAGAACCTCGACTACAAAAATTTTACAACTAGgtcaaaaattgcaccagAAGGCTCACGCTtaaggcaaaaccaaaaatgtaaTGTAGATTACTCTCAGTAGCAAATTGTGTGACATTCCTTTAAGAAAACGAAGAGTTTTCTAAAATTTAGGCTATTAACGAAGCCTCACCTCCTATTATATTTGTACCAGTTTGGCATCACAACACTGCCCACATTTGGGAGACCACATGCCACTGATAATGTCTCTGAATTAAAGTTTATCATCAGGGAAGATGGATCGAATTTTGTGTAGAGCTGGCACAGCAAGTTTctatcatcttcatcatttaCAAGGTACAAAATCTGTGTCCTTCAACTATCCATTTGAGGCATGGTCAGCGAGCAAGAATCTGTTGCTGTCCAACACTGGTGCACGTAGACCACTTCATGTAATGTTTACATATTGCATGCCGGTAATGAATAGGTCATGCGAAGGTGCGTCTGAGCTCACTTTTTCTCCATACTCCAGATATTCTGGAACTGTAAGATCTTATTACACATCACAGGTAACGAAACGTAACAGCTCATAGGCCCACCTCGTAGGTCCTCATTGAAATCATAGACATGTATTTAATAGGGCAATTATTTCCTCTCCCCTTATAACACCTTACTTGATATGTTTTTGACTTTCGACCATTAAATCGATTTAATCCGTTACATTGAATTGTAATGTAGATGTATTACTTTAATTCAAGACTTCTTACATACAACCATTTGCCTGTTAGATCCTGAATTTGTTGATGGCTAAAAATATCGATTTCAACGCTGCCATAACACTGAAGATGCCATTGTGATTTGTATTAAAGCGGCAAATGAGAACATGGTGGATTCCTCGACGAGCCATTCAACCATACCAAACCATACCATACCACTTTATATTGTGTAATATATTAACACAATTTACACAACACGAGTGCAGCAATCACTAATCTTGGCGGGTATTAGTAATAAATAAACACTAAAAACTATCTCTTGCAAGGGACAGAATTTTCGCGACAGTATCGATATGTTGGCTAGAACGGATAAGGAACCGGTCTTCTTCATGGcttacaaaaaggaaaaatcgcCTTCACGTAGgatcctgtttttttttatctttcgcATTTTTTCAGTCAAGTTTTTGGAAGTTTTAGTTGCAAGCCCTACGGAGGACCGACGCACAGAGTTTAGTACAAGTTATTTTACGAAATGCTTTAATTTTGCGTTTTGGTTGATATCTCTTGattgcaatcaatttttcttaaATGTATTATGAATGTAGGAAACGAAAACTATGAAGTGTAATTTTGATGAGGGATGAAATCGGACTTCACGCAGAAACTCTCAAGTCGGGTTGAGATTTACTTAGACTCAGCCCATCCACAATGATCGAAGAGGGGGGAGGTGTGAATGATGACCAGTACGCCTGCGTAACTCGCCAAAGAGTGCAACACGAGTTTCTTCCACATAGTGACCCATCCAGTTTTAAATTCTGGTCAACAGAATTTCGTCGAATAAACATGAACTTGGCAGTGTTCTTGTGGACAAGCCGTACTGTTTCCACTATCATAAACTATTATTCTTCCAGAACCCCTTGTAAACTTTAGGATAACTGAAGATTTGCATTTGTCACTTCTATCTGTGGTATTGTGGCAAGTAACTGGACTCTCTCCACAAACAATTTGATCAGCAAATTTAATGACCATGTATTATCATTGACTCCTGTTcgttgttaaaaaaaactttgtatCAAAAATTACATTCAGTTACTAAATAGTTAACTTCTACAAGGCTTACAACGCTTAGAACGAAAATAAGAACGAAGTTAGAAAAATATTGACTGCAGTAAACGTTGACTTCGTACTTTTctcaaataaggaaaatataaaaattattacaaaatttttgtcaaattcacaTTCAATGGATTCGCAGTCTCGTGCTCAGAGTACTTGGCCCTTCTCCACACGCGTTATGGGGTGCAACAACCCTGGGAACTGGAATGCTGGTTCCGGTGTTGAATTGCCTGGACATTGCCTGGAGTTGCGCACGTCTGAAGTTAAAGTGTTAACTCTGCTtcgcctttttcttttctggaaATAACTTCATCCTTCTCATCCTTGATTTGTTCGGTGTTGTTCGGGGTCTGtccgtcactttccgatttaGTCCTCTTTACGCCTCGACAGCTTACATAAAAACATACAGTCTTGATTCTCTTCCTTATTAAGACATTACCTGGCCAACAAAAGCCTTTGCTTGTACCGAGAACAGATCTGCTATAAAAACAACTTGGttgagttttattttataGTAAAAGGAAGTTGAATAGTGGAGGGTCTACGAGGACGGGCTTCCTAATTAGTCTTCAGGTTGTCGACTAGTGTCGCTGTTTCCCAGTGTGCGGGTTGTGTGCGGGTTTTACGTGACTAGTCCCAGACTTCCCTTCACTCGGTCGTGGCGTGACAAAATTCATCGAAAATTACGATCCCAAGTAAACTCAAATACTTTTGCGCAGTTTTGCTCAGTGTCAAACAAAGAATAACTTGAGCAAAATATTGGGTTCATGAGCACCAGGGAGCTTAAGTACGCCACGCTTTTGAGACACGGACGGCAACGGGAAGTGATTTAATCGCCTTCAGTCAACCAAATTTACATAGTTAAGTACATTTTCGCTactagagacgattagtttggaAATCTGGGAGATAAATCGGTCTTGACAtgtgaaatgttcacttcctaTTTCCGTACCTGGCTCAAAGgcgtcgcttgcttaagctcacTGATGTTTACAGTGGTTTATTTAGCGTTGATCGCAAGGGTATATTGGAATAGGtatagaaagctgacgttttgttcgctctgacgaagcgttaactctcgaaacgtcagctttctaaacttTTCAaggtggcaattcaacctttatcaactcgtttgataaaaccaatttttatttgtaataGTATGCTTAAAGAACTTTTAGACTgtgggtagtctctcaaattTCTATCGAACAAATTGCGAGGATTTATTACCCTAAGTTCCTAGTTTGTGAATAGATTCCTGTTTCGGTTAAAAGTAAGACAGCGTGTTAAAATAACCGCGTCGCATGCCCTCTCGGTCTCGCGCGACGCGTGTATTTCGCCAGATCTCTTATTTTTCGCCGAAATTCAGCGGAGATTATCCGCAATCGAGGAAATTTGGCTAAGAAATCTGATCAATTAGCGCCAATGGCAACTCGAGCACAACTTATGTGTGTCTAAGATGCATTCGCCAACTTCTGGAAGTAACTATGATCAACTACCCAAGCATTACTTGTGCATTCACACAAGTTCAGCTAAAAATACCACTTTGAGTAAGACCTCGCATGATTGTAGCGTTTTCCCTGCGGCCAATTCCGTTCTACCAAGACAAttgttcttttcaatttgatgCAGATGATAACTCAAGATGTTTATCTTTTCCCgtttttttggctttgttttgttcggtgtttttctttattctcgACAGCTCATTAAAGTGGGGGGTGAAAGGTCCTTACATCTTCACGCCATGATTgccttgaaacaaaatttgaatacACATTTTGCTTTATCATAGTATCTCTTTCTGGTGCTTCTATATCACCTGTGATGTTGTTATTTATCCTCAGGCTAAAATACAGAGACTCTGCTCTAACAGCATCTTATTGTTATTAGAATTTCCTGAAAAATTTCTCAAACACTATTGGCTGAGAAAGGACGTATTTCAGCGTAATCGATTTTAACTGATCAAATTGTTCTGCGGCCATCgaagtttcataagaaaaattttttgaaatgtttatcaccgccttgtgTGGTATTTTTCCTACAATCACACTGGATTTTATTATGGGAGTGTTGTGTCCTGCCACCccattaataattgttttattattattgttattataattaagtttgagaaaaaaaaacgaaatccTGAAGCTTGGATGAGCACAAACaaagtatatttttattctcGATTTCTTGAAATGTCCTCAGGTGTTAGtcattttgctttgaattttgagCAGTGGTTTCATAAAGCCATTTAGTTTCCTCTCATAAACTTGTCCTGAAAACTAGTCGCTATCGAGATCATTGCTTCATATGTTTTCGTCCATTCAGTGATCGTGATTTTCTTAATGACGTCTTCACTTGAGACTTCACGGCCACGAAATCTTTTCGTAATTCAAAGGCTCAGTAATCAACTTACTCTGTTTATAGactaaaaggaaatattttcttaGCCCGCGGGCAGTGAACACCAAGAGGTTATTTAGCGTCACTATGACATATTTTCAGTCCAACATTAGGTGCAACGGGTTAACATTgcgtctttgaaaaaaaggaattcaGTAGAAATTAATGTGTCTCCGTGGTTGTTTTCTTACTCTCTTCAAGAATTTGACTTTTAAGAAATGTGTTGCAGCAAATGATTGTTGTTCTAAAATAGCGACGAGAGGGAGGGGCTCTTCTTTGCTAAACGCATACAAGTAGCGAGTTTAACCTGTTTAATTAAAGCCATTGCGATAATTTCGGAATCAGAACTTTCTAATATTTCTCAAATGTTTAAATGAATGGTTGCATAACTACTTGGAACATAGCGTGTGTATTTCCTTCGACGAGACTAAGGTCAGTACGGGTCaatgaaaattgtgaatgaaACGTTCCAGTTTTGTGACAACCATGCCTTATATAGAGAGTGATTTAAATGGCATGAAACACTTTGTTGGTTGTATGTCTCAGCCTAGAAAAGGACGCCAGCTTTGCCGCGCCCAGATCAGAAGCGAAGACGAACGATCCAATGCAAAATGGTCGACTGCACGGCAATCAAGGATGCGATCATTCCCAAAACGTTAAACCAGTTCAGATTTGCACTGGTTATCCTTTGGATTGTGGTCGGTGCCACACTGTGTATAGCATTCTCAGAGCTGGAAATCAGTGAACCCAGGTACGATTTTGGATGTAATATGACGCTGAACAACGACTTCATCCGAAAAAAATGCTATGCTCAATATCGGATACAAAATCATAAACTTGGGATCCCCCCATACTTCTTCATCATAGTGAATGTACTCCTGATTTCAACTGTCACCCTTATCTACTCTCAATACGCGAAGTCAACAGTTACTGAACTCCAAAATAGCCCTCAAGATGCCAACAGAATACCCAGGGATCGAAGACGAACCCTTTTCATCGCATATATTAGCCAACTCATTATTACCATTGTTTTGGAGATAACTTTCATCGCCTTGCTAGAAGCCCATCTATTTTATCCCAGCAACTTTCCTTCAGACTTTACATGTTCTATCGAAAATCGGTCGTTTAACCGAACACAATCTACCAttaaattcaaatgttttaatcAACGAGCGGCTAATAAAAATTTCTGGATCAAAGTTGTGAAAGCAGCGAATGGAATTTTTGCCGTGCTTGCTTCCCTGGAGATTACTTGGATCTTATCCCGAGCGAGATCCCGAGCCCGAGCGAGACAAGGAAAACAATTCATGGAAAATTGGAAGTTTTATGCTGATCATTTAAAATCTAACTCGGACCAACAGAGCGAGGCAACATCAGAGATGACGCCATTTGTGCTACCACAACATCAACTTGTCAATATCCGAGATCGCGAGGAACAACCAGACAACACTGCAATATCACAGCCTTCCGAACACCCAGAACACGCTCAAGCGCAAACCGATTTCCATACTGCCATACaggaactgaaaaataattacttgAAGCGCACCGAGAAACCCAGCGATCTTAAACAACCTTTTGGACGACCAAATCTCGGCGAAGGCGACGTTCTTGATCTCGCATTGGACGAGATCTATGTCAATGTAGCAATCCATGAAGGCAGAGCTGACCTTTACTTTGCGAATCCAGACAGGGCGAAACAGCTGAAAGAATACCCTCCCAATGCAAAGGACTGCCGCTTCGAAAAACCAGAAGACATTCTTGACCAATATCACAAGAAAGTTCTCGTTGTTGGCCGTCCTGGGATAGGAAAGACGTCATTAAGCACAAAAGTGCTTCGACTTTGGGCATCTGGTGAAGCTTTTAATGCTGCCTTCAACGTTGTCTTCCTCGTGAAATTTAGGCGTTTTAATGGCGGCCCAAAGTTAAGCCTTCGCGAACTGTTGGCTAGCGCCGAAACAGTCCAACGTTTGGATGATTCTGTTTGGGAATTCGTCCAAAACCATTCTACCAAAGTTCTTTTAATCTTTGATGGACTGGATgaatattcaagaaaagagGAAATCAACACCCACGAAAAATACAAGAACGACATGGAAGAAAAGATGCCCGTTTCCGTTTTGTATAAGAAACTGGCGGCGGGAGAACTTCTTCGTGGCGCGAGCATACTCGTGACAACAAGACCAACTGCTGTCAAAGATGTCGCACATTCCGATGTTGAAAGAACAGTCGAAATCCGCGGATTTACGTCCGAGAATGTTGAAGAATATGTTGAGAAATTTACTCGACGTTACCCCGGAGCAAAGGAGAAAATATGGGGACACATCAAGTCCAACATTAACCTCTTTTCATTGAGCTACATCCCAGTGAACTGCTTTCTCATTTGCCACTGCTTACTTCAAAGTATCCTATGTGAGTTTTCCCAACTGCCAACGAGGATGACGGACATTTATCAAATGACAGTAAAGATGTTCTTGTTCAATCACATGCACAACAGGGAAGGATTTCCTCAAGAGGAACTCGAAAAGCTCAAGTCAACGCACATGTATgagccatttgaaaacttccctcaagaacttcaaaaaatCTTTAACAGTCTTGGAGAAATCGCTTTTAAAGGAATTGAACAAGGAAGACTGCTCTTTGAATCAAGCGAAGTCAGTGGGTTGGAAGATTGCGGACTGCTTCACAAACTGCCAGACCTGAAACCGAAAGCATGGAATGACCCGCGAAAGTCCCAATTCTGTTTTATTCACCTGACTGTGCAAGAATTCTTTGCCGCAAAGCATCTGGTGAAcaccatgacaaaaaagaaaattaaaagatttgTTTCCGATCATATTAAACATGGCACATGGCAAGTTGTACTGCAGTTCGTAGCCGGATTGCTAAATAGTTCAAGCGACATTTTTATCAAACTGTTGCCGAAGCCGAGTGAGGGAGAATGGCCAGCGACAAGAGGAGACAAAGATCTAGCTGTGCAAGTATGTAAGTGTCTGTACGAGATTAACGATGAACAGCAGCCAgtattacaaaacaaaatagagaaaattaaattcataaCAGTTCACTTTGGTTCTTGTTCACTCGCACCGATTGATGTTGCTgctgttttaaatttcttagAAAACGCTGAAGAAGTTTTGTACATTAATTTGAGCGGCAATCAGTTGGGAGACTTGGGCgcaaacaaagtgaaaaaatttattgttaacagGGAACGCAAAGTAAAAAAGTTAGACCTCAATGGAACTAACCTCaccgacaacgcagcgaaggatttcgctgcagcacttgagcacagtaattgtaaactagaaacGTTATACCTCAGTAACAacaacttcactgacaacgcagcgaaggatttcgctgcagcacttgagcacagtaattgtaaactagaaacGTTAGACCTCAGTTACAacaacttcactgacaacgcagcgaaggatttcgctgcagcacttgagcacagtaattgtaaactagaaacGTTAGGCCTCAGTTACAACATCTTcactgacaacgcagcgaaggatttcgctgcagcacttgagcacagtaattgtaaactagaaacGTTATCCGTCAATGGCATcaacttcactgacaacgcagcgaaggatttcgctgcagcacttgagcacagtaattgtaaactaaaaGAGTTATGGCTCAGGGACAacaacttcactgacaacgcagcgaaggatttcgctgcagcacttgagcaccgtaattgtaaactagaaacGTTAGACCTCAGTTACAacaacttcactgacaacgcagcgaaggatttcgctgcagcacttgagcacagtaattgtaaactagaaagGTTAGACCTCAGAAACAacaacttcactgacaacgcagcgaaggatttcgctgcagcacttgagcacagtaattgtaaactatcATTGTTATTCCTCAGTAAAGAAAACTTCACAAAGGAGGGATGCCGGTACTTAACCGACGCAGGAAAGCAAAGCAATTGCCGAGttactttgttttaaaaagacTAAAATCCTCACATGCTTAACCCTATCATTGAAAGCTCGtataatttgaaatcaaatgctTATAGCGATTAAGGCAAAAGGTGAAATTGAAAAGGGACCATGGATGTGAATAACAAAAGAGACTCAAACATGAAGGAGCAATCAACACAGGCAATTTGCAGGAAAATAATACTAGAGCAAAGTTCATAACaaacataatttattgcactaccaagaaattacaaatcaatttgattttgaaattcagcTCACCATAAAGAGAGTCACTAAGAGAAGATAATCtgatattttgaaaagttctCAAAGTTGGATGTGTCCATGGTCTCAGCTTGGCGGCTTTCACTTCGTGCCCAAGGAACCCTGGTTGTGTAAAAAGTTATTCTTATTTCATCT is a window of Acropora palmata chromosome 4, jaAcrPala1.3, whole genome shotgun sequence DNA encoding:
- the LOC141878434 gene encoding uncharacterized protein LOC141878434; translated protein: MVDCTAIKDAIIPKTLNQFRFALVILWIVVGATLCIAFSELEISEPRYDFGCNMTLNNDFIRKKCYAQYRIQNHKLGIPPYFFIIVNVLLISTVTLIYSQYAKSTVTELQNSPQDANRIPRDRRRTLFIAYISQLIITIVLEITFIALLEAHLFYPSNFPSDFTCSIENRSFNRTQSTIKFKCFNQRAANKNFWIKVVKAANGIFAVLASLEITWILSRARSRARARQGKQFMENWKFYADHLKSNSDQQSEATSEMTPFVLPQHQLVNIRDREEQPDNTAISQPSEHPEHAQAQTDFHTAIQELKNNYLKRTEKPSDLKQPFGRPNLGEGDVLDLALDEIYVNVAIHEGRADLYFANPDRAKQLKEYPPNAKDCRFEKPEDILDQYHKKVLVVGRPGIGKTSLSTKVLRLWASGEAFNAAFNVVFLVKFRRFNGGPKLSLRELLASAETVQRLDDSVWEFVQNHSTKVLLIFDGLDEYSRKEEINTHEKYKNDMEEKMPVSVLYKKLAAGELLRGASILVTTRPTAVKDVAHSDVERTVEIRGFTSENVEEYVEKFTRRYPGAKEKIWGHIKSNINLFSLSYIPVNCFLICHCLLQSILCEFSQLPTRMTDIYQMTVKMFLFNHMHNREGFPQEELEKLKSTHMYEPFENFPQELQKIFNSLGEIAFKGIEQGRLLFESSEVSGLEDCGLLHKLPDLKPKAWNDPRKSQFCFIHLTVQEFFAAKHLVNTMTKKKIKRFVSDHIKHGTWQVVLQFVAGLLNSSSDIFIKLLPKPSEGEWPATRGDKDLAVQVCKCLYEINDEQQPVLQNKIEKIKFITVHFGSCSLAPIDVAAVLNFLENAEEVLYINLSGNQLGDLGANKVKKFIVNRERKVKKLDLNGTNLTDNAAKDFAAALEHSNCKLETLYLSNNNFTDNAAKDFAAALEHSNCKLETLDLSYNNFTDNAAKDFAAALEHSNCKLETLGLSYNIFTDNAAKDFAAALEHSNCKLETLSVNGINFTDNAAKDFAAALEHSNCKLKELWLRDNNFTDNAAKDFAAALEHRNCKLETLDLSYNNFTDNAAKDFAAALEHSNCKLERLDLRNNNFTDNAAKDFAAALEHSNCKLSLLFLSKENFTKEGCRYLTDAGKQSNCRVTLF